In the genome of Bremerella sp. P1, the window CCAATCGACGATGTTTGCGGTGGGCAGAAGCCTTCTTACCTGGCTTCCTGGTAGTGAAAAGGTTGAATCGTGACATTGTGTTTCTCCAAGTCTGTTCCCGTGATGATGGTTGCGTTTCCGCTGGCTTACTGGATAAATGGCAAGCCGGCGGAAAACCTTTCACGCAGGACGCAAAAAAATGAAAGAAACACGAAAGACGCCCAAAAAGGCAGGGCGCTCTTAGTTGGAAACAGGCCGGAGACGGACCTGGTGGAAGGTCGTGTCGCTATCGTAAGCCCCTAGCCCCAAAGACTTTTCGGGTAGAGTCCAAAGCTCGAGAAGTGTCAGATTCGAGCCGTCTCCTTCATAGGTCGCCAGCAACTGGCCGTCGAGATATGCCTGGACTTGATCGCGGCGAACACGGACTTCTGCCCTGTAACGGCGTCCATTTTCCAGGACGACGCTATCAACGCGGGTAGGATTGGTGCGGATGTTCTCGCCGTCGATATTCTGAATGCCGCCGAGGTTCTCGGTCCACCCGTCGATATCGAAGGATGCGTTTCCTTCACCAGCGAGAAAGTGTAACGCGATCGATTGCGCGCCGCTGTTCCGCGTAAATTGCACTTCCAGGTCATACTCTCGTGGCGGAAGGAACGGCAACATGATTCGGGCACCGGCGGCTGCATCGGCGTGCAATTGTCCATCGGGCGTCACTTCCCAGTTTCCTGCCACGGCGTTTGCTGGAAGATCGATCCGAGAGATAAGATTGATCCACTCCTCAGAGGTTGAGGGGACCGGAGAACCATTCCCTTCAGATGATGTAATGGGATCCGGGTTGGGTGGTGTAGGTGTCGGCGTGTTCTCGTTTCCAAATTCACCCAGGACCAGCAAAGCTACGATGGCTCCGAGGATTGCACCACCGCCTCCGATCAAAAGCCGATTCTTTTGGACCCACGCGGAAAAGGGGCTGACCTTCGGTCGGGATTTAGACTGCGGACGCTGCGTCTGACTCTCTTTGTTCTGCTCGACTTTGGGGGCCGAGAGCAACGTGTTCGGGATACTTGGCTGAGTCGACGCGGCTTCGCTTGCGTAGGGGGAGTCTGGATGACCAAAGGGTTTGAGCTGCTCGACAACTTCCGCTGGGGTCTGATAGCGATCATCCGGCGACTTAGCCATTAGCTTTTCGACAATGACGATTACTTCCGGCGGGATGTCGTCGCGAAGTTCCGACAGAGGTTGCGGTTGGCGTTCGCAGTGACCAAGGACTTTTTCAAATGCAGTTCCCTCAGGAAACGGAGGCTGTCCGGCCAGCAGAAAATAGAGCGTACAGCCCAAGCTATAGAGGTCTGCGCGAATGTCGGCTCGCTTGGAATCACGTGCTTGTTCGGGGGCCATGTAGTCTGGCGTTCCAAGCGCGGTAAAGTCGGCCGTCAGCCCCGGGTCGTCCGGAGATTGGTCAGACTGAGTCGCGAAGCGTGCCAATCCAAAATCGAGAATCTTGATCGTTCCACGCGTGGTCCGCATCAAGTTATGCGGCTTGATGTCTCGGTGAACCGTGCCTCGCTCGAAGGCATGCTGCAAGCCTTGAGCAGCCTGCAAAACGTAGTTACACGCATGCAACACCGGCAGCGGCTTTCGGCGGGCAACCAGCTGATCAAGACTGATGCCATCGATGTATTCCATCACCAGAAAGTGCATGTCGCCTGCTTGTTCCGCATCGTAAGCAGCCACAATGTTGCGATGGGATAACTTGGCAGCCGCTTTTACTTCCTGGTGAAAACGCTCGACGGCCAGTTCATTCTTCATCAGACGCGAACTGATTACCTTCAGTGCGACCGGCCGCTCCATCAGTTTGTGCTCGGCCTGATAGACAATACCCATGCCCCCTTGGCCAAGTTGCCGAATGATGCGGTACCTTGGATGGTCGAGCAATGCGGTGGGAATCGTCCCGGCATCTTCCTCCTGGAAAAGCGGGGTGGTACTGGCAACCGGGGTCAGGCCATCGTCGATACTGCTGGTCGCAGCGTGGATTCGTTCCACCAGCGGATCATGCGGTATCGTGCGTAAGACATCACAGCACGTATCGCACTGGCCCACGTGGTCTTCAATCCGCTGGCGATCGGCCTCAGCAAGGGTGCCATGAAAGAATGATTCGAGCTCGTGTCGCGTGGGGTGCGTCGCGCTAGTCTCGTTCATGAGCCGATTGCCGATGGTATTGGTGTTTAGTCAATGAGCCCTAGTCCGCGTTGACGTAGGCGGGAAAGTACCCGCGACTTGGCCACGAAGACGGCATTCACAGAAATCCCGAGTTCCTGGCTAACGTCGTCGGCACTGAGGCCGTCCAGGGCGAATCGCTGGAACGCAGACCACGTTTTGTCTGTAAACGCGGGACGGACCTCCTGCAGCAAGTATTGTATCACGTGGCGATCGTGCTCTCGATTCCATTGGGCGCTCAAACCACTTTCGGGATCTTGAAGTTCAGCAACCACCTGGCCAAAGTCACTTCCGCCAATCCCCGGTGGCTGCTTGTTCTTCTTGCGCCAATGATCTCTCAGGCAGTTTGCGGCGATGGTTCGCAGCCACGCACGAAACGCACCGGGCCGGGGTTCGCGTCGAAACTCAGGGAAGCGTCGGAACACAACCGTCAATACTTCCTGTGTGATATCTTCGATGTCATCCAGCGAGGCTCCGTACCGCTTGAGCCAACCTCGAATCAGCGGCGAGTACATGCCCACCAATCGCCCCCATGCCTCTTCGTCGGAGGTATGTTGCAGCGAGTCGAGAAAGCTGACCGAGGTTTCCATTTTGCGGATTCTACATAACGCCAGGGCGAATCATCGAATGTCGCCTTTATCGTACACTTCTTATTGAAGGCCTGCCCCCCGACGGCCTTTAATTTTTGAAGAGACCGGAGATCTTGCGCACGCTGAGAAAGATAGGCGTCTATAGAAGAAATTCCGCGACAGCCAAGGTGATCGCGGAATGGTAAACCGGTGGGCTAAAGAAGATGCCCAGGCGATGATCGTCAGCGGCCGGAGCAAGATGTCCAAGCCGCGATAGATTCAAGCTATTGGTGATCGCCGTTAACGAATCACGTCTCCCTCGACGCTAAGTAGCTGCGAGTTGGGAGCCGAGTTGCCGAAGACTTTGAATTGGTCGAATTGCCAAACGACCTTCTTTGTCTTGGGATCGACTTCGACCAGCAGGGGGTTGTCGGGGCCTGCGTGGCAGTTGCCGATGACATAGTGACCGTTGGGCAGAACTTCCAGGGTGGTGACCCAGGCGAGCGTGATCCCAGGCAGGTCGTTCTGAGCAATCTTCCAGACGATTTCTTTCTTTGGTGTAACTTCGATGACGCTATGACCGTTGCCGGTGGCGATCAAGGTGTTCCCGTTTTCCAGACGAACGGCCGCGAAGGCTTTGTTGCCGAAGGCTTCCGGACCGTGACCGCCGCGTGGCTCCTGATCGAACATGGGGACTTCATAGTCCCAGATCACTTTGCCCGATTCACCGTCGTATTCGCGGATATGCCCATCGTTTTCGTGAGCGACGAGATAGTTGCCATTGTCCAGCTTTCGGACCAGTCGCGTATCGGAGTGAGGATGCGGGTTGTCCAACTTCAGGGGAACTTTCTTGACCAGTTTGCCGTCGCGATTGACTTCAATGATTCGGCCGGCGCCTGACTCGGCAATCATGACGTTGCCATTTGCCAACGGCTGAAACGCGTGGACTTCGATCCGTTTCCCTTCGTTGCCGTTGCTCTTGGCCGAGTCGTAGGACCAAACGACCTTCTTCGCATCGGGATCGATTTCAGCAACTTGGGCGGCACCCTGTTGAACCATGATATGGCCATTGTCCAAGACATGGATATCATGAATCCCGCCCCAGGGCATTTCCCACTCGATCGCTCCCTCTTCGTTAACGATGGCCAGCTTATTGTTGCCCTGCATCACCAGGCGAAACGGGCCTGCTTCCAGGATCGACGTGGACAAAGAAAAAGCAATGGCAATCAGAGTAACAAGCAGCGTCGTTCGCAACATGAAGTTCTCCTTAATGGGCACGAGGGGGGAAGGGGAGGGGGCACAAGTGCTGTTTCGAGTATAGACACGCAGTCCGACCGCCATAGTAGAACTTCCATGGGTCCAAAGAAAAAGAGGCGTCTTTCTCGCAGAAAAACGCCTCTTTCGTGGTCAAATTGAGAGCCCTTGCGTTTACGGCAGTTGAGCGACTTCCCCGCCGTTGCGAGTACCCATGCTGGCGTAAATCAGGCGATCGATGTTTTCGCTGACGAAACGAGTCGCACCGTCACCCAACATGAATAGGGCGCCGCCTGGGTGAGCACTGTGGAAGCCGGCCATCCCTTGGGTGCCAGAATCGAGCGTGTTCAACTGGATACCCGTCGATGCACCCCACTTGCAGTGAGAGTCTTGACCGTTGGAAGTACCAACATAGATGTGAGCTCGATTCGAGATCTTGTCGGAATAACGTTCGCCAACGAAAAGGGTGTTCGAAGAACCGTCGGTAATGTCACGGAAATTGGTCGAGATGTTCTGGTAATAGAACGGACCATTATGGCGAGAGTGACCAACGCCACCGTCGTCCATGTGATGCTTGCTTTCACTATTGGTTGAGTTGCTAGAAATGGTATAGCCCACGGTCCCGGTTACGACCACACCATAGCTGCCTCGCGGGCGACCCGTGATACCACCGTCATCAAACACCTGCCCCGTATCGGGTGACGAAGGGCACTCGAACGCATCCAAACGAACACGAAGAATATCTTCGTTGTTACCATCGTCGTCCCAGACGATCCCAAAGCCCATACCGTTGATCTTGTCGTAGAGGGCGCCCTGTTCAATCTGAGGGAGAATGAATGCACTCCAGACAGTCGACTGAGCGCTACCGCTTCCGTCCTGAACCTTTTCTTTAATGGCTGCCGGCGGAAACTTAAGGAACGTATCGTGGTAGTTGTGCAGAGCCAAACCAAGTTGTTTCAGGTTGTTGCTGCACTGCATGCGGCGGGCCGCCTCTCGGGCTTGCTGCACCGCAGGCAACAGTAAAGCGATGAGAACGCCGATGATGGCGATCACCACCAACAATTCCACAAGCGTAAAGCCACGCTTGCGCTCGATCGAGATGCTCATGAGTTTTGCTCCAAGAAGATATGAAAACAGAAGAAGAAATTAGGACTGAATTATAGCTGTAGGTATTCGCACGATGTCTCTCTCACTGAGGCCTCGTGTGGAAAGCGTTATTTACTTCGTGAGTTTGATCTCGAAATCATTCGATCCCGATTTAACTTCCAAGGTGTAGTCTTTAGGTAGATTGCCCGGGGGCGTTGGATCTGGGCCAGAGCCGAACACCGACACCATATGCTCACCTACTAAGGCGCCATCGTTACGCTCGTAGGTCGACAAAGTGAATTTGCCCTCGGAGTCGGTATTTCCGGTTGCACTCTTGCCGGGCTCGTTTTCATCGCCCACCGAAGCCGTTTTTCCCTTCACAGGTGTGAAGGTGACGACCATGTCTGTGACCGGCTTCCCGTCGAGTGTGACAACTCCTTGCACAGGAGCCACTGGGTTGCCCGACCCGCCACATCCAAGTAGTGATATAGCGAGAAATGAAAAAATCCATAGCGCGCATGATGGGTGCGTTCGCATGCCTGTGTCCTCGGTTCCGTAAGGAAGAATTAGTTCAACTAAAATGAGATCTAAGAATGGGGACTTGCCGAAGCGGCAATGGAAGGGGAAATCTGTCGCTGCCAACTATTAAAGATATAAACAATTTGGGGGAGATAAGTTCCCTCAAGTGTATGCTTTCGGGCATATCATGTTAAGTCATTCGTAAGGGCGTTGTTTGCGCTTTTATAAAAACAAAATCCAAGTTTTTGCTATGCAGTAGTTGGTGCCGAGCCAGCGGCGAAACATCGTTTGATATTCTTTGCCATACAAGCTTTACGGCAGTCGTGAAACTAACTGGCAAGCTTGCAAGCAGTTGCGGCGTTTGTCACAATGCGGGTTCAGGGTCTGAGAGTCTAGATCGGGGGATTTATGCTCAGCCTGAGGTCTGCCGTCTTAGCATGAATTCTGACGCTGCTCCCCGGGCTCTCTCTATAACGAACGGCTGTTGTCGTTCGAACATTGGAACTTTATGGCACATGCAGAATCGACCGGAGACGCAAATGAAGGTCGAACTTCCGGCAAGGGTCGACAACCGCTTTCGGTAATCGGGATCGGTGCGTCATCCGGAGGACTCGAGTCGCTCAAAAAGTTCTTTGGCGCCCTCGAACAGTCGCAGGGAATGGCATTCGTCATCGTGCAGCATTTGATGCCGGACCATGACAGTCTCTTGCCCGAGATCCTTTCCAAACATACTGAGATGCAAGTCGTTTCTGTCGAACAAGGACAGATCATCGAGAACGGCTACGTGTATGTTGCTCCGCCGGGGCAGGACGTGGGGCTTCAATCGGGCGTATTTCAGGTCACTCCATCAGCAGAGTCGCGAGGCTGGCGGCACCCGATTGATTACTTCTTCCGCAGCTTAGCGCGAGATCAGCGTCAGGATGCCGTTGGCATTATTCTGTCTGGCAATGGTAGCGACGGCACACTTGGTATCCGTGAGATCAAAGAGTGTGGCGGCATGGTCATGGTGCAACATCCGCACGAGGCCGGTCAGGATTTGATGCCGCTTAATGCGATGGAAACGGGACAAGCTGACTACGTTCAGCCAGTCGCTCAATTAGCGAAGTCGCTGGAAAGCTACGTCGATCACAACTCACTGTTCGACGATTCGACCATCGATCCTGCGCAGTTTTTGGAGGAGCTGGAAGAGATCCAGCACCTGCTCCATTTTCATGCTGAGTACGACTTTCGCAATTACAAACACACGACGCTGCTAAGACGCGTCCAGCGGCGGATGGGGTTGGCAGGCGTCTCTGGCATCCGCGAATATGTTCATCGCCTGAAAGATCGTCCTGAAGAAGTTGAAGCACTGGCCCAAGATTTACTTATCTGTGTCACGCAGTTTATGCGGAACGCGGACGTTTGGGAAAAGCTATCTGAGTTGGTGTTGCCCAAGCTCATCGAAGACCGCAGTTCCAACGAACCCATTCGAGTATGGATTCCTGGATGCGCCACAGGTGAAGAAGCCTATACCATGGCGATGATGCTCTCTGATGCCATCGGCGATAAGCGAGATGTTCGTATTCAGATCTTCGCCACGGATATTAGTAATCATGCGCTCAAGACGGCACGAGCAGCCATCTATCCAGAAACAATCGCTGCCGACATCAAGCCTGAATGGGCACGCAAGTATTTTACGCGTGAAGGGGACATCTATCGTGTTTCGAAGTCGATTCGCGAAATGGTTGTCTTCGCCGCACATGACCTCAAAGGAGATCCTTCGTTCTTTCGGCTCGATCTGATCAGTTGCCGCAATCTGCTGATCTATCTCGAACCAGAAGCTCAGGCAAACATCCTGCGGAAGTTCCATTTTGCGTTGAACCCCGAAGGCTATTTGCTCTTGGGCAATTCGGAAACGGCTGGACGCTTCGACCAGGGGTTTGAGCCCGTCGAGGCACATGCCCGGATCTTCCAGCGTTCGACCGACAATGCATCGAACGACTTCAGCCTGGCGACTCCGCATACTCCGAAGCGGGTTGCTCCGCGTCGGCCAAACTTCCGTCGTCCTCAGCCGCCGAGTTTGCGAGAGCTCGCGGCAGAGATGTTCTGGAAGTCGACTGGCTCGGTCGTGCTCATCCTAAACGAGAAGCTGCAACCGATGTTCGTCGGTGGAAGTGGTGACCGCTTCTTGAAAATCCCCGAAGGAGAACAACGCTACACGGTGTACGAACTCGTTCGTCCCGGTTTGCATTTAAAACTGCGTGCCGCGATCGGTCGGCTTGAGTCCGCATCGGAGACCTCATTCGATCGAGCTAAGTTAAATCAGTCGGACGGATCGACGATTGATGTTCGCGGATTCGTCCGCAAGATGATCGATCCCGAAAGCCAGCAGAGGCTTATCTTCATCCGGCTCGAAGAAGACGAAGCGGCAAAGTCGCCGGGGCCTGCCAGTACGTCGATGTTGTCCAGTGATCTTGCATCGCTCTCCAACTCGGATTCTCAGGAGGAATTAGTCAAGACGCTTGAACGCGAACTCATGGAGACGCGCGAAGAGTTGAGCCACACCATCGAGCAGCTTGAGCAAGCCAATGAAGAGCTGCGCGCGTCGCACGAAGAGGCGATGAGCGTCAATGAAGAATTGCAATCGGGTACGGAAGAGCTCGAGGCCTCGCGTGAAGAACTGCAGTCGCTCAATGAGGAACTGACGACGCTCAACGTCCAGCTGGAAGATAAGCTGGCGGAGCTCGAATCGACGAACAATGACCTGGATAACTTGATTTCCAGCACGCGAATCGCCGTGGTCTTTTTAGATACCGAATTTCGCGTACGTAACTTTACGCCCGAGGCGATTGATCTTTTCAGTTTGATCCGGACTGATATTGGACGACCCATCAGCGATCTGGCGCACAAGTTTACCGACGGTTCGTTTTTGGACGACGCGCGGGAAGTACTGAAGACATTGACGATGGTCGAACGCGAGGTCGAAGCGGAAGCAGGGAAGATTTTCGTTCGCCGGCTGTTGCCTTACCGTACGTTCGACAATCGGATTGAAGGTGTCGTGGCGACATTCCAGGACATCACTCAGCTGAAAGAGACGCAGGAACAACTCGACCTCCAACGAACACAGCTTTCCTTGGTCGCAGACGCCATGCCTGTGCTACTGGCATATGTCGACAAGGATCGAAAGTATCAGTTCGCCAATGCGAGTTACGAGAAGTGGTTCGGGATTTCGGTCGACAAGGTCATCGGAAAACCCATATGGGAGGTCGTCGGCGAAAAGGCATACGAAGTCGCGCGCGATAAGATTGAGAAGGTATTCGAGGGAGAGCGGGTGGCCTGGGATGGCGAACTTTCCTATCGGCACGGGCCCTCCCGTCATGTTCACGTGGAATACATCCCGCACTTTGATATGCAAGGTGAGGTCGTAGGTTTCTATGCCTTGATTCAGGATATCTCGAAACGCTACGAAGCCGAGCAGCTACTTCACGAGAGCGAGGCAAGGTTCCGCGATCTTGCCGATAACATTGCTCAGCTTGCCTGGACCTGCGACACGCTGGGAGACGTCACCTGGTACAACCGTCGCTGGTACGAGTTTACCGGACAGACTTTCGAGGACGCTAAGATCCGCGGTTGGGCCAATGTACATCATCCCGACCATATCCAGCGAGTTAAAGATAAGATTGCGGAGTGTGCGGAGAATGAATCTGTATGGGAAGACACCTTCCCGCTTCGTCGTCACGACGGTGTCTATCGCTGGTTCCTTTCTCGTGCGGTTCCGATTCGCGATAAGGAGGGCCGCGTCATTCGCTGGTTCGGGACGAACACCGATATCACCGAACAAATGGAGTTGGAGCAAGCGCTGAAAGAAGCTGATCGTCGCAAAGATGAATTCCTGGCCATGCTCGCGCACGAGCTACGCAATCCGCTGGCCCCGATCCGTAGCGGTATCGATCTGTTGATGATGGACCCCCGCAGCCCTCAAGAGCCGTTGGAGGTCATGGAAGAGCAAGTTCGTCACCTGGTTCGCTTAGTGGATGACTTGCTTGATGTTTCTCGGATTACCCGGGGAAAGGTGGAACTGCGAAAGGAGAATGTCCAACTCCAAAAAGTGATTCAGAAGGCCCTCATTGCGATCGAACCCTATGGCGAACAGAAAGGGATTACCTTCTCGACGGATATTCCGGACGAGCCCATGTGGCTAAAAGCAGACCCCATTCGGCTGGCCCAAATATTCGAGAACCTGTTAATCAATGGAGTGAAGTACACCGAAAGTGGTGGACACATTACTGTAGGTGTCCAGCGACATGGCAACAAAGTTCATGTTATCTTTCGAGACAATGGGATTGGTATCGATCCGGAGCTGGTGCCGCGCGTGTTTGAGCTGTTCACTCAGTCGTCGCGTTCCTTTGACCGGGAGCCGGGTGGTCTTGGTATCGGCCTGACGATCGTAAAGAGCCTGGTGGAACTCCACCGAGGAACCGTTGAAGTCAAAAGCGAGGGACTAGGGCAGGGGAGCGAGTTTGTCGTTCAATTGCCCATCCTAAAGAAGGCACCCGAAGAAGTGACCGAGGCAAAGATTTTTCAAGACTCAGGCACACAGAAGATTCTTATCGTCGATGACAACAAGAGTGCTCGGCACTTGCTGTCTCGATTGCTTGCCGCACTAGCCAATCATGAAATTGAATCCGCAGCCAGTGGCCGAGAGGCGCTCGATAAGATCGGCGAACTCAACCCGAGTGTGGTTATGCTGGACATCGGCTTACCTGAAATGGACGGCTACGAAGTGGCACGGCGCATTCGTGGTATTGATCCTGAGAATCGAATCTTGTTGGTCGCCGTCACTGGTTATGGTCAAAGCGAAGATCGGATTCAATCAGAAGCTGCTGGCTTCGATGTGCATCTGGTAAAGCCGGTCGGTATCGACGATCTACGAACGCTGATGATGCATGCCAAGCTACAGAAAGAAGAGTAACGGACGCCACGTTATGTAAGGATAACGTGACGTCCGCTCTTGAGTTTTCAGTTTCGGCAGATAAGTCAGGTAGAAGGAACGGCACCGGCGGGAGATGCAGTGGGCCATTGTTGTGCCTGGTTAGGCCGTCTCGGCCAGACACGCGGGGGGAAACAAGGCCAACGCTCTGATGTCGTGGCCGTCGCGCAAGGTAGGTAGCTTGACTGAACTCTTATCGTCGCAGTGAAGCTACAAATTCGTTGGCTGAATCGTCGGGTACCGTAACCGGAACCGGGGTTCGCAAGACGACTCGATCATCCTGTTTGCGCACCAACTCGGCGACCGAGTCGATGATCAAGTCAGGCTGATAAGGATGCTTGGGGATATCCTCTAGTTGGGTTCCGCCTGAAAGTACCAGGATGGTCTGGTATCCCATTTGGACGCCGCCGAGGATATCGGTTTCCATCGTGTCGCCGATCATTACGGTCTCGGAGGTCTCCAGACCGATTTCTTTGCGAGCCATGCGCATCATCAGCGGGCTTGGCTTGCCAATGCTCAGCGCTTTGCGACCAGTTGCCTTCTCGAGAAAAGCAATCGTCGCCCCGGCACCTGGGCGTGTACCACGCGAGGTCGGGCAATTCGGATCATCATTAGTCGCAATCAATTTGGCCCCGTCCAAGATCATCTGGGTTGCCGTTTCGACCATGTCCCAGTTCAAGGTACGGCCCTCACCGACAACGACAAAGTCTGGATCGTGGTCAACGACCGAGTAACCATTCTGGTGAAGCGCGTTGAGCAGCCCTCCTTCGCCAAGCACGTAGGCAGTACCGTTAGGCTTTTGGCTGGCAAGAAAGCGTGCTGTTGCCATAGCACAGGTAAAGACCTGCTGTTCTTCCACTTCGATTCCCATACGAGCCAACTTCGTCACGACGTCGCGTCGCGTGCGTTGACTGTTATTGGTTAGGAACAGAAACGGAGTACCGTCATCTCGAAGCTGTCGAATGAATGCATCTGCGCCAGAGATCATTTGTCCCCCGCGATACATGACGCCATCCATGTCGATCAAAAATCCCTTACTCATCAGTTACCTCTTGCGGGTAAAAGTTGTGGTTCACCGTACTTACCTCCGGGTTAGTCCCAAGCGAACCCAAAACCTCTTTTCAATTCCACTGGACCGATTGGCAACGTGCGTGCCAAGAATTTGGTAAGGGCAGCGTCTTTTGTGACCACTTCAACAGAACGCGGAGAA includes:
- a CDS encoding outer membrane protein assembly factor BamB family protein, with the protein product MLRTTLLVTLIAIAFSLSTSILEAGPFRLVMQGNNKLAIVNEEGAIEWEMPWGGIHDIHVLDNGHIMVQQGAAQVAEIDPDAKKVVWSYDSAKSNGNEGKRIEVHAFQPLANGNVMIAESGAGRIIEVNRDGKLVKKVPLKLDNPHPHSDTRLVRKLDNGNYLVAHENDGHIREYDGESGKVIWDYEVPMFDQEPRGGHGPEAFGNKAFAAVRLENGNTLIATGNGHSVIEVTPKKEIVWKIAQNDLPGITLAWVTTLEVLPNGHYVIGNCHAGPDNPLLVEVDPKTKKVVWQFDQFKVFGNSAPNSQLLSVEGDVIR
- a CDS encoding DUF1559 domain-containing protein, with the protein product MSISIERKRGFTLVELLVVIAIIGVLIALLLPAVQQAREAARRMQCSNNLKQLGLALHNYHDTFLKFPPAAIKEKVQDGSGSAQSTVWSAFILPQIEQGALYDKINGMGFGIVWDDDGNNEDILRVRLDAFECPSSPDTGQVFDDGGITGRPRGSYGVVVTGTVGYTISSNSTNSESKHHMDDGGVGHSRHNGPFYYQNISTNFRDITDGSSNTLFVGERYSDKISNRAHIYVGTSNGQDSHCKWGASTGIQLNTLDSGTQGMAGFHSAHPGGALFMLGDGATRFVSENIDRLIYASMGTRNGGEVAQLP
- a CDS encoding RNA polymerase sigma factor encodes the protein METSVSFLDSLQHTSDEEAWGRLVGMYSPLIRGWLKRYGASLDDIEDITQEVLTVVFRRFPEFRREPRPGAFRAWLRTIAANCLRDHWRKKNKQPPGIGGSDFGQVVAELQDPESGLSAQWNREHDRHVIQYLLQEVRPAFTDKTWSAFQRFALDGLSADDVSQELGISVNAVFVAKSRVLSRLRQRGLGLID
- a CDS encoding CheR family methyltransferase encodes the protein MAHAESTGDANEGRTSGKGRQPLSVIGIGASSGGLESLKKFFGALEQSQGMAFVIVQHLMPDHDSLLPEILSKHTEMQVVSVEQGQIIENGYVYVAPPGQDVGLQSGVFQVTPSAESRGWRHPIDYFFRSLARDQRQDAVGIILSGNGSDGTLGIREIKECGGMVMVQHPHEAGQDLMPLNAMETGQADYVQPVAQLAKSLESYVDHNSLFDDSTIDPAQFLEELEEIQHLLHFHAEYDFRNYKHTTLLRRVQRRMGLAGVSGIREYVHRLKDRPEEVEALAQDLLICVTQFMRNADVWEKLSELVLPKLIEDRSSNEPIRVWIPGCATGEEAYTMAMMLSDAIGDKRDVRIQIFATDISNHALKTARAAIYPETIAADIKPEWARKYFTREGDIYRVSKSIREMVVFAAHDLKGDPSFFRLDLISCRNLLIYLEPEAQANILRKFHFALNPEGYLLLGNSETAGRFDQGFEPVEAHARIFQRSTDNASNDFSLATPHTPKRVAPRRPNFRRPQPPSLRELAAEMFWKSTGSVVLILNEKLQPMFVGGSGDRFLKIPEGEQRYTVYELVRPGLHLKLRAAIGRLESASETSFDRAKLNQSDGSTIDVRGFVRKMIDPESQQRLIFIRLEEDEAAKSPGPASTSMLSSDLASLSNSDSQEELVKTLERELMETREELSHTIEQLEQANEELRASHEEAMSVNEELQSGTEELEASREELQSLNEELTTLNVQLEDKLAELESTNNDLDNLISSTRIAVVFLDTEFRVRNFTPEAIDLFSLIRTDIGRPISDLAHKFTDGSFLDDAREVLKTLTMVEREVEAEAGKIFVRRLLPYRTFDNRIEGVVATFQDITQLKETQEQLDLQRTQLSLVADAMPVLLAYVDKDRKYQFANASYEKWFGISVDKVIGKPIWEVVGEKAYEVARDKIEKVFEGERVAWDGELSYRHGPSRHVHVEYIPHFDMQGEVVGFYALIQDISKRYEAEQLLHESEARFRDLADNIAQLAWTCDTLGDVTWYNRRWYEFTGQTFEDAKIRGWANVHHPDHIQRVKDKIAECAENESVWEDTFPLRRHDGVYRWFLSRAVPIRDKEGRVIRWFGTNTDITEQMELEQALKEADRRKDEFLAMLAHELRNPLAPIRSGIDLLMMDPRSPQEPLEVMEEQVRHLVRLVDDLLDVSRITRGKVELRKENVQLQKVIQKALIAIEPYGEQKGITFSTDIPDEPMWLKADPIRLAQIFENLLINGVKYTESGGHITVGVQRHGNKVHVIFRDNGIGIDPELVPRVFELFTQSSRSFDREPGGLGIGLTIVKSLVELHRGTVEVKSEGLGQGSEFVVQLPILKKAPEEVTEAKIFQDSGTQKILIVDDNKSARHLLSRLLAALANHEIESAASGREALDKIGELNPSVVMLDIGLPEMDGYEVARRIRGIDPENRILLVAVTGYGQSEDRIQSEAAGFDVHLVKPVGIDDLRTLMMHAKLQKEE
- a CDS encoding serine/threonine-protein kinase — its product is MNETSATHPTRHELESFFHGTLAEADRQRIEDHVGQCDTCCDVLRTIPHDPLVERIHAATSSIDDGLTPVASTTPLFQEEDAGTIPTALLDHPRYRIIRQLGQGGMGIVYQAEHKLMERPVALKVISSRLMKNELAVERFHQEVKAAAKLSHRNIVAAYDAEQAGDMHFLVMEYIDGISLDQLVARRKPLPVLHACNYVLQAAQGLQHAFERGTVHRDIKPHNLMRTTRGTIKILDFGLARFATQSDQSPDDPGLTADFTALGTPDYMAPEQARDSKRADIRADLYSLGCTLYFLLAGQPPFPEGTAFEKVLGHCERQPQPLSELRDDIPPEVIVIVEKLMAKSPDDRYQTPAEVVEQLKPFGHPDSPYASEAASTQPSIPNTLLSAPKVEQNKESQTQRPQSKSRPKVSPFSAWVQKNRLLIGGGGAILGAIVALLVLGEFGNENTPTPTPPNPDPITSSEGNGSPVPSTSEEWINLISRIDLPANAVAGNWEVTPDGQLHADAAAGARIMLPFLPPREYDLEVQFTRNSGAQSIALHFLAGEGNASFDIDGWTENLGGIQNIDGENIRTNPTRVDSVVLENGRRYRAEVRVRRDQVQAYLDGQLLATYEGDGSNLTLLELWTLPEKSLGLGAYDSDTTFHQVRLRPVSN
- a CDS encoding TIGR01457 family HAD-type hydrolase, translated to MSKGFLIDMDGVMYRGGQMISGADAFIRQLRDDGTPFLFLTNNSQRTRRDVVTKLARMGIEVEEQQVFTCAMATARFLASQKPNGTAYVLGEGGLLNALHQNGYSVVDHDPDFVVVGEGRTLNWDMVETATQMILDGAKLIATNDDPNCPTSRGTRPGAGATIAFLEKATGRKALSIGKPSPLMMRMARKEIGLETSETVMIGDTMETDILGGVQMGYQTILVLSGGTQLEDIPKHPYQPDLIIDSVAELVRKQDDRVVLRTPVPVTVPDDSANEFVASLRR